AACTTGTGAACGAAGGAATAGCAAATATGACCTTGAACCAAATAGTTAACGAACATCGGACctatttggagatgatgacacTTTTACTGTCAAGATGAAGGTTGACTGGTTGAGCAAGGCTCATCTTTTGCAGGTTCTGCTACAGGAAACTGCTTATCGCTAGGTTTTGCAGACAGTTCTCCACAAAACTGTGCTTCGTCAGCagcagccaaaaaaaaaaaaaaaaaaaaaaaaaaagcgtaGCAGACTCAACGGACAGAGCAGATCTCAGTACTAATCCAATTGAAAAAAATTTTATAAATTCGGAAGCAATCTGCTGCACCAGTAAACCAGAGCCAGAGCATATTTGTAACAAAAGTACACCTTACATAAGTTCAACTCATCTGTACATTTATGGTTCACTATTGTTATCTTACAATAAGTATGCACCAGAGCAAACAGAATCCACATAATGACCGAAGAACCAATCACCCTGTAATGGGACGGGCTATTAAACTTTTAGCCCCAAACTTAGAAAAATCTAACTACAATTTCTCCTCAATGCAGCCGGAACAAATTCTCAATGGAAGGGCCAATGGACAAAACTTCGTCCACCCTTAGGTTCACATGGGGCCTGGAAATGGTAAATAAAGCCAGGCCATTATTGGTGATCTTGGCACAGCCATTTATATGCAGAACTTCGAGGCGTGGACAGCCATTGCCGAGGGCCAGCAAACTCTGGTCACAGATGTGTCGGCAGCGGTTCACATGCAGCACTCTTAGCTTATTGCAGTACAGCCCGATTGCAGACCAGCCAGGTAAATGGACCCCGTGGCAGACAGCAAGGTTCCACTCCTCAAGCAATGGGCACCCACTGGCTATTTGTGTCACGGAATCATCTGTGAGGTAGCGACACATCCTGAGATTCAGGATGCAGAGGCTTTTAGCAAAAGCAAGGTTACCCAGGCCATCCAGACCAGTTGAGCTTCCTAACTTGTGCAAGTTCAGGTACTTGAGCCCACTGCCACTAACTACGTCCAACAAACCATCTGGAGAAAACATGCAAGACTCAGCTTCAAGGTAACAAAATGAACTTGAACCACCTCTGAATCCAACACCAGACAGACGCCTGCAGCCTGTAATGATTAGTGTGCAAATGTTTGAACAATTGCTAAGGATTGCAGAAACCCCTTGGTCTGAAATGCCCATGCAAGAACCAATATTTACACTCTTCAAAGCGCGGCAGCCTTTTGAAAGACTTCCCAAACCAACATCTGTAATATTAAAGCAGCTTTGAAGTTCAACAACCACCAAATTAGGGCACCCAATTGCCACCTGTGCTAGACCATCATCTGTTATACCAGAACAGCAGTAGAATGAAAGGGATTTTAGAGATGATCCAGACATTCTCAGTGTGCTCAAAGCTGACTCAGGTAGCTCTGTGAGTCCAGCAAGGGATATCCGGTTAAGACAAGGTGAGTGAGCCAATATCTTGGGGATGCACTTGGCATGCTCCTTGTCTATTGTAGGGTTAAAAGAACAATGGAACGTTAGTGATTTCCGACCAAGGTTTCGAACCTTGAACCAATTCTTGCAAGTTAAACCAAAAGCACTCCTCTCTGACTCACTTTCTAGCTTGTTAAATATAGAAAGCAAGCAATCATCAGATAGGTAACTGATGGAGTTCTCTAAGCTGACATCTATTGTCTCTCTTTCCATATTTGACTTACTGAGTCCCGTCTGAAGGTTGGAGTGCTTGGATCTTTATTAAATACTTCTGGGATGTACTGGAGGAAGATGAACTTGCTGGATCAAAACTACACAAAACAGCTGGCTCACCGTATCCGTAGCCAATAGATGCTCCACATTTTCGGCAGAGAAGCTTAGTTTTTGGCCTGTAACTACGCCAGGCGAGGGGAAAGCAAGATACCTCGTCCACCTGAGTAAATCGGCTGAGATCAACAGAAATGAATGAAATCAGTCCTTTCTTCAGAGACTTCTTATATGAGGATCCTACTTCAGATGTGCTTCGGTTAGAAGATGAAAGGTTTAGAGGGTATCCACAAGATCCACAACTGTCAATACAAATGTAATTGTTGTCAGGACATAGATACAATATATGGTACCCAGAAGATGACACTGCATTAAAGAGATGTTTGACCAATCGAGCTGATACTTAGAAGCCAATAGTATTACATTGAACTCATCTTGCTATTAGTGATAACTGtatcaaataaaataaaaactgcATTTGGCAGCTGAGGGAAACAGCAACGAGAAAAATATGGTATCATTAATGCCATGACAGAGAAAAGAAATTAACAAACAATTTACCTATCTAAGAAAATATCATTTCACGTGAAGATTTTCCTTGGTGTTAATGAGGAAATGAGAAATGAATGCTTTTTATCATCTTTATATATTACATAGCAACCGTAATGACATTTATGATTCCAAATATTATCAATGGTTCAATCCTAACAAGTTACTACCCGCAAAGAGTGGCGTCAAACTATcttatgtttgaccaagtttatagagaagattattaacatttatgacaccaaatagaTTTACTTTGAAAACATATTTCATGATAAGTTTAATGATATTTAtctggtatcataaatattggtATTTTTTCGTATAAGATTAGTAAACTTATAGattgtttgacttaggacaaaaccagTATGACACTTGACGGAGGCAGTATATAAATACATGGGGTGTTGTCCAGCGTCCAGACTTCTATGTATATAGAAATTTTCAATCAGTTGTGTAAACAAACTACATCACTACACTTGCTGATGAGCATCGAACCAAAACAGCTGACGCTAACGCAAAACCCTTGTAACGTCCTTTTACTATGTTTCAAGTTTCCATTGGCTAACTGTAATCCGACAACGGATGACACCTACCGTGCAAATGTACGTTGCTTTATGTTCAGTTTCAAGGAGCAGTGCCATGACAACACAAACTctaagttttacaaggtcattcCAGCAGCAAGCCCCTGTCCACAAGAAAGGATATTGCAAGGCGAATCCCGACAAATTCAGACATCGCACGAAACCGTTGCACGGATAAGCTCACTACAGCTTCTGGAAATTAGTGTAGCCCCCCAAATTCCAGCAGCATGACTCTTTTTTCGGCAACAAATAGATGGCCATCAAGTTAGACATTCTAAGTAACAAACATCGTGGGTGCATCACCCAAACAACCTGTATCCTGGTTGGTAAATCAGCTCAATTAGACTAAGGATTACTTCATCAGGCCAAGACCGTGCCCAATTTCTGATCAGGCATGTAGAATACATACAGTATACAGGCCAAGACCGTGCCCAATTTCTGACCAAGCACAAGGGTTATGGATTGCGTATTTCCTGTTCTTGGTTCAGAAACTAGAATAGGACACCAAGATTCCCACTCCAAAAGCAAGGTATCATCCCCAGGACAGCTATCAGCAAAGAATAATAATAATTCAATCACCCAACAGCATCCATCCATGGCCCACCCCGATTCACCCGTAACCACAGGCAAGAACCGGACCCAGACTCCTCGCCTCCCACCAGAACGACCGAAAAATGGATCAATTGAGGGTGGAATCGAGCGAGTGAGCGGTGGTAAAAATCACCTGTACTCGACGTCGCGCTGGGACATCCTCGGGCCGCAGGAAGATCGGGAAGTCTCATGGATCTAGGCGACGTCGCCTGGGGCAGTGGGCCGCGGTCAGGCGGAGGCGGCCATGGTCGTTGAGAGGCTCGTTGGTTTGCAGGTGGAGGGCCGGAGGGGAAAGGAATTTGGGGGAAATGACAATGACTTTGGCAATCTTTGGCTCAATGGCTCCTTGGGGGCGGGCGGGCGGACGGACGGGCGGCCGGCGGCAGACGTGTGTGCGACCCCGTTCTTGGTCGGCCGGCTGTTTCTGTTTGACTCTACCATTGCCGTTTCGGGTTATTAAAGTGGCTGATGCGAGCAGCGGATtattagtatttttttatttaaaaagctCCTTTTTCTGTTCTATAGACAAGCGGTCTCTTGTGAAAGAAAAATGACTTTAAAACATGTGGTGTTGTAGTAGAACTGATGAATTTTTTCCTGTCATTGAAAGGTCAAGAACATCCCAATGACATTCAGTTGTGAGATTTATTTAGTGGAAATGAAGCTCAAGAAAAGATGGAAGTGTCTAGGTGACATTCAGTTGTTTTGGCTCCTCCCGTCGAATTTTTTCATGCACTTACACTATCATCTAGCTACATTTACACTATCTTACTACTATATTTAGAATAATTTATTCAATGTAATTTGTTGgacatagtgatgtaatttgaggATACCACAATATCTCAaacaaatatatgccaaatttaaaaaaaaaatacaaaattttCAATGAATTCCAGGTACCAGATAAATATACGTCAAATTGTTTACAAATGTCATCAAATTATTCATAAATTTACAAATGGACAGAGAGCAAAGAAGATCTCGTCTTGGAGCAGCAGAACAAGGGAGAGGAAGAGATCGAGGACGGCGGCGCACCGGGGATAGCGGCGCCCACGCCGGGCGGCGATGGCGGCCTGGCGATGTCCTGGGTGCGGCAACCCGGGGGCGGCGGCTTGGGGGCGGAGCGTGGAGCGAGGAAGAAGCCGCGAGCGCGGAGCGGGGAGGAAGCCGCTGAGTGTAGAGATGTGCAACGGATGGATGGCAGATCGGGCTTTCTATGCGTATCGAGCGCACACCAATTCAGCTGATGGAGGGCAAGAATCAACCTGTTGAGAAATAGCATTTCTCATAAAAGATTCTTAGTGACAATAGGATGATAAGTTGCTTGTTTGGTCCAAAAATAACTGCACATTTCGCTTTTCAAAAGTTAAACTTTTTAAGTTGGGGCTCTTGTGTTCTTGTCCCTAGTTTGATGTGaaattatgattttgccctcgtttttataactttgtgattttgcccttaactgtagcaaagtcaacgcgattttgcccctggtcaacggtaaaaacaggggcaaattcgcgttgaccaggggcaaaatcacgttgactttgctacagttaagagcaaaatcacaaagttagaaaagcgAGGACAAAATCACAATTACTCATCTGTGTAAGGgacaagaacaccattttccctttTAAGTTCAGTCAAATCTCTACTATTATACGAAGAAGGAAGTGTCTGTTAGTCTGCCAATCCGTTTTCGTCCGACCTCTCCGACTCCGCCCGCCTACGTGCGCGCCTTCGGGACCAAATTCTTATACAGCGCGCGTGCGCCGAGCGGGCTAGCAACGCGCGTTTTCTATTTTCGGCACCTGCCTCTTCTAACATCTGGCACCTTCCGTTTTTGTTCTGGATATCTGAAACGTTGTCGCCATTTAAAATATTTCAAACAGCACCACCTATTTCTCCTTTCTTTCCGCTCAACGAGCGTTTCTTCTTCAAGCAGGAGGCGGAAGCTCCTACGCCGCCGCCGCAGGTTCGATTTGGGCGGCCCAACTGATCTTCCCCATCCACGGCCCCAACTGATCTTCCCCGTCAACGTGGAGGCGAAGAGGGCCGTCAAAGTCAGGTGGCCATCTGGATTCGTTGTCGGCGATGCCTCGATTTGGGGCGGATTCGGCGACGCGGCCTCAATTCGAGGCGGAGGTGGTGGAGGCTGATTCAAGCATGCTTCAGGTTGAGGAGCGAGGGGCCCTACGAATCCGCCGCCCGTCGAGACCCGGCATCTGGAGTCAGGACCGGGAACAAGGATCCGAACTCTATTCCGACACGACTGCCGGCCGCGCGGCTGCGAGGACGTCGACATCGTCACCGGCGACGGTCTCGAACGACTCGAGCTCCTCTAGGTACGCACCACCCCTTCGTCCGCCAGCCCCTCCCCGCTCTTCGCCCCTCTGCTCCCGCCGGGTGCACGTGCGAGATTTGTATGCGTTGCGCCGGTCGTTCCGTGATCCCCAACATCGTGTTCCGCGGTCACCAGGACATTGGTGTCGACTCGCGCATCATTGTGGTCTCCCTTTTTGCGGCCAATGCCTGGTTAGGCACCCGCAAGGTCCTGGGCAAGGCGGTTGCTAgtacatataaaaaaatatactAGTATTTATGAACAGAGTCAAATTTTTTTAAGTTCAGTCAAACGTATATagaaatatattaatatttatgacacaTAATATGCATTATTAGACTAAATgtgttttcaaaataaaaatattagaagatataaatgttgataatATTTTAGTCTAATCGAACTTAAAAATGTTAgacttctcaaaaaaaaaaagatgtgctAGAATGGATGGAGCGCGTAATGATCTAATAACATCTTGATATaaagaaaaagagagaaaataTGAGAAGCACCGTGAACTCCACAAAGTGGCTTTAGCGATAAGATGATGTCAAATGACGAGTGTCCAAAAGAAAGAAGCTAAAAAATAGATTTTTGGGTTGTAAAAAATTATTAGGTGAAGAAAAACAACTTACTCTAAGAGTGCTCTATACGTAGCGTCTAGAAGCTTCGGGAATGGCGCGCATCAGGTGGGCCAACTTTGTGGTGGGTTATATGCAAATATGCCATGACTAAAAAaatatagtgaaaataatatatAATTTCTTGGGGCACCCTTTTTCGAAAGCTGGATATCTTGGATTCTTGGGCATGGTGGCCGGTTGCTTTGTTGGTTGTTTGACACGTGTCGGTGTGTTCgaaccaccgatgagtaaatttgtatttgcacgtctagctcggatggtgtgctcggagtacacaagggtttatactggttcgggcggaacatccctacgtccagttcgttgctgctcgtgttaccggctcttggtttacagtaggggttacaaatagacgagagaggaagaggatcccaagtctctggtggaaggagtgaacaggtgctgagagctcgcttgccgctcagccgtgtgcttgtgtcgtgctcttgtgtccaGATCCTCCTAGATCTATCTTTTCATGGGGCACcctgcttctccttttataggcgaagggaaagcgtgggttacagaggagaaaaaggagaagaacgagagagaagaaggcttccagggttaccgggtccttcttctcctttatgagggtcccgccgatcctgtaaatgtcaacagggatggcttcaTATCGTGGCCCGGTTTGTTACTGGCaccatgcgcaggcatcatctatcgatcatggcgctccactccgtccacGCGAACGTCGTGGTGAATTGACGCGTCTGTCATCGTCCGTACAAGGATTAGGccgaacagcaccggcacgcccgacactgttcttgatatgaatccccaggtatggcccgtcatggccacggattacatcgaggcgtgccagcctcttccctggcgtcagagttttgacccaggccatacgcttggacctagagtggttggcggcggtataggTCCCCATCGGACGAGATGaaacccgcgtcctcgaggtcgggcgagacggagcccgcgaccttgggcgagacggaaaccgcgtccttaggggcgggcgagacggagcccgcggcctcgaggtcgggcaaaacagagcccgcggccttgaggtcgggtgagatggagcctgtggccttgggtGAGATGGAACCCGTGTCCTTGGggttgggcaagacagagcccgcacccaaggggtctggcgagacggagcctgcggcctcgaggtcgggcaagaccttttaatacgtctcgagtcATCTAGGGAAATCAGCGTGGGcgttaacttccttgctttgggtatccctaatatctatatccgacagtagcccccaagcctgcggaggagtagaatactcctttggaggcttttccaaACGGGAGGACTCTGAAGGTCTTGCCCTTTTTGTAGCCCGTGGCATGTCCTGGTAGGACGGCGATTCTCTTTTGTCGCGATCGGTCTTCCTAGGGGtatgtaaccgtaggatttggGAGATCAGAAAGTTTTTTCTTGATTccggtcccctaggatccgatcggccTACTGTCGTACTATGACCGCGCGTTTAGTATCCTTGCGAGttcaacttccctcgagcccccgcgtgtagcaggggtccggtcgagggtcggctcatctttgtgatcgtcatccctcaagcgtttttttcgataaaacggaggggctgagccgtgccacgttttttctcgatggacgaaacatggtgctcggtgagctattaatgggctagtccgagtggggccctggcttcctGTTCGCGGGGGTCCGACATGGGTcaactggtgaccgactctaggctcttggtggccaatccatatagttcttggatcCATTCGGccagtcccaagggctcgttgcctttctttgaggaaaaaccatggactagaaaccgaccaagactcgaacatggacCAGGATACCCACGGCGCTTGTGCGCCTGGGTActagccgctagtgggcccatccctttccacccctcgctctaagggtgccccggagcggctgtgaacccatcggtgggacaaccttcgaactcctagtcctgaatgggccataggagcgttttcagctctatatccctccttacctatgacgGTTCTTGGCCCATTGACCGGGCAAACTATCATATGGTGTCCTTCAAGGGCGCAACCAGAGATAGCGTGcacatgatcttcggagggaggtGACGTGACACGGCGTAGCAGGCATGTGAACCTAGGTGGATGGTTCGCCTTCTTGCCCTGCTCCgtcctataaatagcggcctcccccttcacatttctgcacaccaaaaccacagccttaccttctctgtttctccgccgtcgccattcGGATCTGCCGTGCTTGCTAATCAGCCGtcggagccctagatctgtagctCCTGCTTCTCCACCACTGCCTTTGCTTCTCCGCAGCCACCtgcatcctccatggattcatggTACCGCTCCGATATTACCCAtgcacgcatggagggcctcgtcaagcgtggtcttctccaTGAGAGGACCGATGCGATGGAGTGGCTTGTGCCTGGCCGTGAGGATGCGCCGGCACCGCCTGATGGCTATGTTGTCTCCTTCATGCCCTTCCACAAGCGTGGACTCACGGTTCTTCCCCACCTGTTCTTCCAgggtctgctgcaccactatcagatcgagCTACAGCACTTGAACCCCAACGGGATATAGCACATCGCGGCCTTCATCacgatgtgcgaggggtacctagggatcgagcccccTTTGAGttgtggagatatttcttctccatctccttgatcaagaagaaggagagaagcCGGGAGACTCCAGTGCTGATGGGATGCGTGGGCATCCACCTCCGGGGCCAGCGGGTGGtcgagtacatgccctgccagctctctagatccaacaagaggtggcactcgcattggttctacctgaGGAACGACCCTGCCGCTCCCTTGCCGGTCTTCTATGGGCGCCTGGTCAAAGAGGTACCATTGTCATGGCCGTGGGGGCCACCCAttagggagaagaagaggatgcacgACCACCTCAAGGCCATTGCATTCCTAAAGACCCACGGCCTTCGTGGGGTCAGCGTCATCATGGGGTATCACACGAGGAgcgtggcgccgctgatggcgcgcgtccTCCTGCTGTACAGGATGATGCCTGGCACGTAGCTCATCAGAATGACACTCGCCCAGGGGCTGCTCCATGACAGTGAGGGCGcgcagcacatcaaggaggccatgggggAGGCCGATGCCATGTTCCCAATCCTAGGGCATCCCATGATGCGGCAGGACGCGGGCTTCATCAAGCTATCGGCGGGGTTAGACTTTTAGAACTCTATCGCGTCGCTGCCATACCACGTGGCCATGAGGGTGGCAAACCATGCCACGGATGaataaagaaagatgaagaaggatGATGAGGAGAAGAAACGGTGGTTGAAGCAGCGAGTGAAGCTACAGCGAGGGAAGCGACATCAAGGTTCGtcgggagaagaggaggaagaagaaaagaggaggaggaggaggatgacggctCTGGGTCGCCCAACCCATGGGATGATCTGGCCACCAGGGATGAGGGCCCATCTTCGTCACAAGCGGGCCCTTCCTACGGCATGCCATggggcaggagggggaggacgcgCCCCTGGAGCCGGCGGAATCAAACCGCCCCACCCCGTCCGGACCTTCGACGACGGCCTCAGAACTGGCGGAATtaggccaccttgccttgtctGGGTCTTCAACGGCGGAATCAGACCGTCCTGCTC
This sequence is a window from Miscanthus floridulus cultivar M001 chromosome 10, ASM1932011v1, whole genome shotgun sequence. Protein-coding genes within it:
- the LOC136490261 gene encoding F-box/LRR-repeat protein 12-like isoform X2 — translated: MSQRDVEYSCGSCGYPLNLSSSNRSTSEVGSSYKKSLKKDQGVSAILSNCSNICTLIITGCRRLSGVGFRGGSSSFCYLEAESCMFSPDGLLDVVSGSGLKYLNLHKLGSSTGLDGLGNLAFAKSLCILNLRMCRYLTDDSVTQIASGCPLLEEWNLAVCHGVHLPGWSAIGLYCNKLRVLHVNRCRHICDQSLLALGNGCPRLEVLHINGCAKITNNGLALFTISRPHVNLRVDEVLSIGPSIENLFRLH
- the LOC136490261 gene encoding F-box/LRR-repeat protein 12-like isoform X1 is translated as MERETIDVSLENSISYLSDDCLLSIFNKLESESERSAFGLTCKNWFKVRNLGRKSLTFHCSFNPTIDKEHAKCIPKILAHSPCLNRISLAGLTELPESALSTLRMSGSSLKSLSFYCCSGITDDGLAQVAIGCPNLVVVELQSCFNITDVGLGSLSKGCRALKSVNIGSCMGISDQGVSAILSNCSNICTLIITGCRRLSGVGFRGGSSSFCYLEAESCMFSPDGLLDVVSGSGLKYLNLHKLGSSTGLDGLGNLAFAKSLCILNLRMCRYLTDDSVTQIASGCPLLEEWNLAVCHGVHLPGWSAIGLYCNKLRVLHVNRCRHICDQSLLALGNGCPRLEVLHINGCAKITNNGLALFTISRPHVNLRVDEVLSIGPSIENLFRLH